A window from Larimichthys crocea isolate SSNF chromosome XXIII, L_crocea_2.0, whole genome shotgun sequence encodes these proteins:
- the nom1 gene encoding nucleolar MIF4G domain-containing protein 1: MKGKWKQNSKKKKGNAVLQKYMTAVDEFIKSKSGPEEEREEESDHGLRFVKKKSRKELRKEKRKMKKAKMKSHYEGKKTVDDGGNSAVPDDEQPGQKQKKKTEKAKKEVSKAHSSSAPTEKSDKSKTPASSKKGKKASKLQESRKMALLEANEDEDREIKKLERCLGLNKRKNKKSLPQSFVADGLDYILGMLDSGSSGAAGMYDDDDDMDVAKQNFEKLEDENDSQLSDGDDQPGDEMESEDNEEEEDDDDDDDDDDDDDEMVDEEDEEEEEEEMEDDQDELDESNAVETEEEEADTPVINTSDSKSETVTSAAGKYVPPHLRGAGDDKRKAELEKLKRNVKGLLNRLSEANMASICGQLEELYMSCSRKDMNDTLTEVLLAACVTPALMPDRLLMEHVLLVSVLHHAVGLEVGAHFLETVVRKFDEVYKNPTEGKECDNLVAIIGYLYNFQVVHSVLIFDILKLLVGAFTEKDVELVLFVLRNVGFALRKDDALALKELISEGQRKANLMGSKFQDQTRVRFMLETMLALKNNDMRKIPGYDPEPVERLRKLQRTLIQRSAGGSDVKLRVSLENLLAAEQVGRWWIVGSSWSGAPMISEQGKATSKESTAEGQFSAKVLELARKQRMNTEVRRNIFCVIMTSEDYLDAFEKLLRMGLKDKQEREIIHVLMDCCLQEKTFNAYYAVLGEKFCSQDRRFQMTFQFSLWDKFRELSNLSTSTFNNLVQLVTRFLQRKCLSLSILKVIEFGELDKPTVRFLRQVLTKLLKETDPDDLASIFGRISGIPKLGMLREGLKLFISHFLLKSAQSQGPAEQAALLSERAQVATKSMEAKEAKLKL, translated from the exons ATGAAGGGTAAATGGAAGCAGaacagcaaaaagaagaagggaaatgCAGTGTTACAGAAGTACATGACGGCAGTGGATGAGTTTATTAAAAGCAAAAGTGGCcctgaagaagagagagaagaggagagtgaCCATGGGCTGAGgtttgtgaaaaagaaaagcagaaaggaGCTGcgcaaagaaaagagaaagatgaaaaaagccaaaatgaagAGTCACTATGAGGGCAAAAAGACTGTAGATGATGGGGGAAACTCAGCAGTGCCAGATGATGAGCAGCCCGggcagaaacagaagaagaaaacagagaaagcaaagaaagaagtgtCAAAAGCACATTCAAGTAGTGCTCCTACAGAGAAGTCAGACAAGTCCAAGACACCAGCATCCTCCAAGAAAGGCAAGAAAGCCAGCAAGCTACAAGAATCAAGAAAGATGGCACTCCTGGAGGCAAATGAAGACGAGGACAGGGAAATAAAGAAACTAGAGCGATGTCTGGGATtaaacaagaggaaaaacaagaaaagtctCCCTCAGTCTTTTGTGGCCGATGGACTTGATTACATCCTCGGTATGTTGGACTCTGGCTCGTCCGGGGCTGCGGGGATGtacgatgatgacgatgacatGGACGTGGCTAAACAGAACTTTGAAAAGCTTGAAGATGAGAACGACTCTCAGCTGTCAGATGGGGACGATCAACCTGGAGATGAGATGGAGAGTGAAgacaatgaggaggaagaggatgatgatgatgatgatgatgatgatgatgatgatgatgaaatggttgatgaggaggatgaagaggaggaggaggaagaaatggaGGACGACCAGGATGAGCTGGATGAGAGTAATGCCGttgagacagaggaggaagaagcagacaCACCTGTCATAAACACGTCAGACTCAAAGTCAGAAACT GTAACCTCTGCAGCTGGGAAGTATGTGCCGCCTCACTTGCGAGGCGCCGGAGATGATAAACGCAAAGCGGAGCTTGAAAAACTGAAGAGGAATGTGAAAGGCCTGCTGAACAG GTTGAGCGAGGCCAACATGGCGTCCATCTGTGGTCAACTGGAGGAGCTGTACATGAGCTGCAGTAGGAAGGACATGAACGACACCCTTACGGAGGTGTTACTAGCAGCCTGCGTCACCCCGGCCCTGATGCCGGACAGACTACTGATGGAGCACGTCCTGCTTGTCAGCGTCCTCCATCATGCTGTCGGGTTAGAG GTGGGAGCACATTTCCTGGAGACGGTCGTGCGAAAATTTGACGAGGTGTACAAGAACCCAACCGAAGGCAAAGAGTGCGACAACCTGGTCGCCATCATCGGTTACCTCTACAACTTCCAGGTGGTGCATTCTGTCCTCATCTTCGACATCCTCAAACTTTTGGTCGGAGCCTTCACAGAGAAGGACGTCGAGCTGGTTTTGTTCGTGCTGAGGAATGTCGGCTTTGCCCTGCGGAAGGACGACGCTCTGGCTCTCAAGGAACTCATCTCTGAGGGCCAGCGCAAGGCCAACCTCATGGGGTCCAAGTTTCAGGATCAGACCAGG GTGCGTTTCATGCTGGAAACCATGCTGGCTTTGAAGAACAATGATATGCGGAAGATCCCAGGCTATGATCCTGAACCTGTGGAGCGACTGAGGAAGTTACAGAGGACTCTG ATCCAACGGAGCGCAGGAGGCAGCGACGTGAAACTGAGGGTCTCTCTGGAAAACCTCCTGGCTGCAGAGCAAGTGGGTCGCTGGTGGATCGTCGGCTCCTCGTGGAGTGGAGCGCCCATGATCAGCGAACAAGGGAAAGCGACCTCGAAAGAGAGTACCGCTGAAGGACAG ttcagtgcCAAAGTCTTAGAGCTGGCCAGGAAACAGAGAATGAACACCGAGGTCAGGAGAAACATCTTCTGTGTGATCATGACCAGCGAAGATTACCTGGACGCGTTCGAGAAACTCCTCAG GATGGGCCTGAAGGacaagcaggagagagagatcatTCATGTTCTGATGGACTGCTGTCTGCAGGAGAAAACCTTTAATGCCTATTACGCCGTGCTCGGGGAGAAATTCTGCTCCCAGGATCGACGCTTCCAG ATGACTTTCCAGTTCAGCCTATGGGACAAGTTCAGGGAGCTGTCCAACCTTTCCACCAGCACCTTTAACAACCTGGTCCAGCTGGTTACCCGCTTCCTCCAGAGGAAGTGCCTCTCGCTCTCCATCCTCAAA gTAATCGAGTTCGGGGAACTAGATAAGCCCACGGTGCGCTTCTTGCGTCAGGTGCTGACCAAACTGCTGAAGGAAACAGATCCTGACGACCTAGCCAGCATATTTGGAAG GATTTCAGGAATTCCCAAGCTAGGAATGCTGCGGGAGGGCTTGAAGCTTTTCATCAGTCACTTCCTGCTGAAGAGTGCCCAGTCACAGGGACCAGCTGAACAAGCAGCGCTGCTGTCAGAGCGCGCTCAGGTCGCCACCAAATCCATGGAGGCCAAAGAGGCCAAgctcaaactgtaa